The genomic interval TGTACCCATTGGTTCCAGGAACATAAACCTGGGCTGTGATCTTGGGATCTGGAAGCTGCCACCAAAATGATTACTTGTGTCTGCTCTCTCTGGTATCCCTGGCCAATAAAAAAGTTAATCTCCCACAAATATCTCTGCCTACCCATAAGTCCATTCAGATTAGGTCTTAGGCAGTGAAGATGATCAGCAAATCCAAGCCACATTTGGAAGCCCAGGTGTGATCTGTGTCATGGGAGAACTAGGCCATGTACTGCATTGTCAGTACCTACCAAGTCCTCCTGGTCCAGCTTGTGGCCTTTCTCCTTCTGACTCAATAGTCCTCTTTATCTTCTAACCAACAACCATGAATTCAGTGAACACCTTTCTCATCCTCTTTACATGTGTGTTTGGCGGCACCCTCAAAATGCAGAGAAAtggggtgcatgcctataataccagagacttagaaggctgaggcaggaagattgcaagaaCTAAGACCCTGAAACCATGAGTTCCTaagagcctcactgagttgctgaggctggctttgaacttttgatcctcctgccttggactcccaagccactagattacaggtgtacaccaccacccCTATTGCCTGCCCCAGCCTTCtatgtccaatctctgctccagCTAAACTGGAATGAACTAGTCATTGCTCTGCTACTTGTACCATATGTAGTCTTGCCTCCAAACTTCCAATGCAGCCTTCCCCTGCCTCAAGTgacctcccctctcctttccacTGGACAGTGTCTTCTGGTTTCATCAGTTGAACCCATCCTCCTGTGCCTAGATCTTTCTTCCATTACACCAGCCTTTGGTGCTTCTTGCAGTTCTTTTCATCTCAATTCATAATTCATTTGACATCTGACAAATTAAAGCTTGGATCTTATAaatcatactcttttttttttttttttttttttgcagcaggGCATATGTGACTGCTTATTGAAGTCTCAAAGGAAGGGTCTGCAGTCACAACAAGATAGGAAaacagacttttcctcctctacagttgttctggttgggtcctttagtcacagcagtgaaaaagctgactaaatcaagCACTTACCAGGAATGGAGTGTGCAGGTTTGGAAATTTCTTGGGGTGAGTCAGTGAGTGAATGCACAGGCCTAGAGCATGACTGCCCACTACCAGAGACTTTATAAATATGGTACACatggggctaggggtgtggctcagtggtagagtacttggcccagctagcatgtgtgaggcactgggttcaaatctcagcactgcatataaacaaacaaacaaacaaataaattacaggtccatcaacaactaaaaaatatacttcaaaaagATTTGATACCCATTGGCTACACTACATTTATaaagtatctttttcttttttcaataattaattcACTTAGCTGACTAAAATTTTTTGCTttacaaatatttacatttttaattttttttacttttataataataacttttagcataaaacaaagacattgtatagctataaaaatattttgctttttatatccttattctttcaacttttctatatttcataattaaattgtttttcttttttaacattttttgttaaaaacaGACTCAAACCCAGATGTTGGCTTAGGCCCACACAGGGTCAGGATTACCAGGATCACTGTTCCATCCCCACATCTTGTCCCACTGGAAGGTCTTCAGGGCAATGATGTGCATGGAGCTGTCATAACTCTGATAACAAGGTCTCCGGAATCCCTCCTGAAGGACCTGCCAAAGCTGTTCTATAGTTAACTTTGGAAGGAGTACACTTTAAAATAACGATAAAAACCATAGTATAAGCTGGGGggggtgtacacctgtaatctcagtgacttggggaggctgaagcagtaggatggaaagttcaaagccagcctcagcaacttagtgaggccctaagcaacttagcgagaccctatctctaaaatataaaaaatatctgggggtgtggctcagtggtaaagtgcccctgggtttaatctctagtacagAAAAAAAGTATAGTTAATACATAACAATAAGTAgttgtttattatcattatcaagcaTTACACACTGTATGTGGTATGTGCCTCATGTCCACAGCCCAGGCTGCAGCACTACCATATACACTTGTGTAACCTGTTTTGCTATCTTATTGTGACTGCAGGCCCTTCCTTTGAGACTTCAATAAGAAGACACATATGccctgtcacaaaaaaaaaaaaaagaaagaaagaaagaaaaaagcatggtTTATAAGGTCCAAGTTTTAATTTGGCAAATGTCAAATGAGATGAAAAGAACTGTAGGAAGCACCCAAGGCTGGTGTAATGGAAGAAAGAtctaggtgcaggaggacttggTTCAACTGATGAAACCAGAAGACACTGCCTAgtggaaaggagaggggaggtcACTTGAGGCAGGGGAAGGCTGCATTGGAAGTTTGGAGGCAAGACTACATATGGTACAAGTAGCAGAGCAATGACTAGTTCATTCCAGTTTAGctggagcagagattggacataGAAGTCTGGAGCAGGCAAGAGGATCAgattggctgggcacagtggcacacacctgtaatcccagccattcaggaggctgaggcaggaggattgtaaattcaaggctaacctgggcaacttaaggatgccttgtctcaaaataaatattaaaaaaaaattaaaggacaggggctgtagctcagtggtaaagcacccctgggctcaatccccagtatagggTGGGAAAAGAGGACTATATCATGAAAGGCCTTAACTGCAAAGCTAATTCATTTGACTCTATCATATAAGAAATGggtccaacccagggcctcatgcatgctagccaaACACCACTGAGTTGTACCTGCAGTCCAAGAGAGTACATGTCCGTCAGATCAAGTGACATTACCTTAAGGTTAAGGAAAGATTCACTGCCTATTAACAGCCCCTGAAGGTTTTGGAGGATGGATGAGACATGGGATTCTAGGGTCAGCCTGGAGGATGAGGGCTGGAGAGAATGGAGACCAGAAGGAGGAGAGTCCATTGTGGGGGACAGGGCAGTGGCGTGGATGTGAGCAAACTGGGTGGCTGAGGTGGGGAGGAGAATTTGCAGATGATGCCCAATTGCTCACCGGTGACACGGGCACTTAGGGAGCTGGCTGAGGGGTGGCTAGGATGAAGCTGGTTTTGACAAGTTCCAAGGGGGTGACCACAGTGTGTCCTAGTAGCAGGAAGTTGCAGCCTCAGGCCTGAACTCATGGGGACGCTGATTCTGATCTTTTCACTCAGGACAAGTCAAACTTTGGGAGATGGTGACGAGGCTGGCTCTTCTGCAGGAACTGGCTCTCCGACCAGCCGTTCTCATCAACCACCACCATCTCCCTCACCTCAGCCCACCCACCCAGGGGATGTGGGCCTGGGTCAGGGGTTAAGTGGGGACAAATTTCCTTATACAGTTCAATCTTAAACTGACCCCTAAAAATCAGAGATATCAAGGTCCCCCCTTCTCCTGGTTTAGAATCCATGATCCACTCTCATGGGGCTCAGGTCAAAGAATATGGAAGGCAAGAAGCCCATAGAAGGTTCTAGTCCTTATTTCTGCCCCAGACCTGTACGTGACCTAGAGCaagtcactctctctctctctctctttgcattTGTTTTCCTCTCGGTAAAATGCCATGGTTGGTCCTGGACGAGGTTGTAGTTTTTAAATCCTGCTTCTGCAGAACATCGGGGGATTCCATGTTCTGCTTCCTAAACTGAGTAATAGCAGACAGCGAATAGCTTCAATTCTAGGTTTTTCTCCTGTAACAGTTTCTTAAACAGTAGCAACCCAGCAAGGACTCACAGATAACCCTGTGAGTGAATACATGGGAAACGCAACCAAACGGGGCGACCTGAAGACGGGGAATGACATTTGGTTGGACAATCTTGTTTCTGGAGGCGTCATGCTGATGGTTTTTATACTATTCACACTGTTGCTCTGGTTCACAAGGCAAAGTTCCAGGGGCATTTCGGGATGTTCCTAAAGAGCTCTAAGAGGCCCATCCCCTTGCCCACCAGTGCCTGTAACCTGGAGAGATGAGAGAAACTCAACCTACCCAGCATGCTTCAGGGCTaatctttcattttctcagtGATGATGTCATAGCTCCTTAAAGTCAGTCTTTGGGACTTGTGTGCAGAATACTgtgccttgggctggggatgtggctcaagtggtagcgtgctcgccttgcatgcgtacggcccaggttcaatcctcagcaccacatacaaacaaagatattgtgcctaccaaaaactaaaaaatattaaaaaaaaaaagaatactgtgCCTTACAGTAACTCACATAATCTCCTCCCAACAGCCTCATGAGATAGGCACTGTTTTCctgttcattttacagatgagggaatgAGGTTCAAATAGGGTTAACAGGTCACACAGTAAGGGACAGAGTCAAAATGAAACTTAGCAGTCTGGTTCCAGAACTCACATTTACCCAATATGCCTGAGGTTCACTGTTATTTGTGTTGTCACcaaatattttcagttctttcttgGGCATGTGGTAAGACTGATCTTCCCTGCCCACTTTGGCCAATCAGATGAGCAGAAGTGCTAAGCATCATTTCTAGTGGAATTTCTGAGTCAGATACTACCACTAcactcctttttccttctttaacaATTGTAGAAGTACACAAAGGAGTCTCCCTCAGCTGTATTCCTAAGTAATGGTGATGTGGATCAGATCCCTGCCTTCTATCCCCAGCTGGCCTGTGATGAATAAAAAACATTTGGAGGTTGTTATTGTGGCGTAGCCTCATCCATCTTGACCAATTTAGAGCTCCATAGATTGTCTCCTGTTGGTTATCTTTGGTCTTAGCCCTGCAGCCTGCtgtattagtcagattttcattatcaaaataaaatacctgaaggTAGCcattatgaagaaaagagatttattagCTCAAAGTTTTAGAGAttcaaagtccaaaatcaagtCAGGTCCCCCTGATTCAGCCTCTGAGGAGGATCTAACAACAGATGGGGGTCACATCATGGCGGAAGCGCATGTGTAAGGAAGTATCACATTGCCAAACAAGAAGACAAAGACTGGGGTCCTCCAACCCCTTCTGAGGGCATACCTTCAATGACCTGAGAACCCCCCATGAGATCCCATGTCTTTAAGGTCCACACCATCTCCCAATACCATCACTCTGGATCCAACTCCAACATATGAACCCAAATCATAGCACCCACCTTCTCCCAACTTCCTGAAAGTACTTGGCTCCATATTCAGATTTGAAAAGCAGCAAGAGTCAGTCTCCTAAACATGGCGGAGCTGTGTTTGGAGAGATTTGCCCAGGTCGTACCATCCCCTGGAGCAGAGGTCACACTGAGTGAAATCTCCACCCAGCCCTGGAAGTCCACAGACAGAAAATCAAGCTCCAAGAAGCCCCCAAGCTTCTCTCCCatactcatttattgattctcctTAATTTTATTCCCCACTTTTAGAGAAGGAATGACTGGGATGAAAGGAGGAGGGCCGGGCTGCCACATCCTGGGGACACTGCAGGCTGACTATGACCTTGCAGGCCTGGATCTGAACCTCTTCCTCCGGGTGGATGACCAGGGAAAGCAGCCGGTCTGCCAGTCGTGACTCGTCCCCAAAGAGGGCTTCATGCAAGGACTGTTCATTGTAATGCCATTTCACAGCTCGGTAGTGGGATGCATTCCGGCCCTCACTCAGCCGCTCAGCGAACACCAGTACCTCAAACAGCAGATTTCCTGGCTGTGTGGACTGGAACAGGTTCAGGAAGTCGGAGTGCACCTATGACATGGGAATGGAGAGAGGATGAGTGAAATCTCAGGcaaattctaaaattcttattCTTCCATCCTCCTATCATCTCAACTCTCCAATATACCTAGactcaactttaaaaaattttttagtttttctttaattatcaTCTTCTAATTTAACTATATTGTGGTCATAAAACATGAATGATATGATAATAATATGGATTCTAGGAAATTtgttcagaaaaattttaaggcTTAGTATGTGGttaattttcctaaatatttttgtatgctTGAGAGGAGTGTAGAGTTATAACTGTAGAGTTCTAGGTGTGTCTAATGGCTTAAACTTATTTGTGTTATTCACATAAGTATATCTTTACttgctttagttttttttaagtctttattttatttttatgtggggatgaggatcaaacccagtgcctcatgcatgctaggtgagtgctctctctctgagccacaatctcagcctctTGATTTAGTTTTTTATCTACTGATTACTGATAGAGTTGTTAAAATCTTCCAAATCTCTCACTGTGATGGTAGACTTATTAACTTCTCCTTAGAATTCCATCTAGTTTTGCCATATATATTTTGAGATTATGTTATTAGGTGCATACAAGTTTAGAATTAATTCATCCTTCTGGTGAACTGAACCACTGATTATTATGTAGTAACCCCTTTATATCCTTAATGATGCTTTTTTCCATAAATAATTAATGTAGATATTAAGATATCtacattaatttttgttttctgtgttcctcACAGAGTTTAGAAAACCCCtcaaaggggctgggatgtagctcagtgacaaagcattTGTCTCgcatttgcaaagccctgggtttgatcctcagttccaaaaagagaaaagaaaaaaaaaagaaaacccctcAAAGGAGAACACCCTTCTCAATAGGATGGATTCTAATTCTATTGGGGGAACACAAAAGGAGCAAGTTTTTAGTGCCTTTggtgcagaggcaggaagagggaCAAGACAATTCATCAGGGCTGTTTGTCTGGAGAGTGTAATTGTTCCCTCCCTTCTACCTGAGCTGGCATCCATCAGCCCCTCCCTCTTCAGTTGCTTTTGTCACCTGGCAGTTGAGAATGTCATAGAGAAGGTCATTCTTCTGTGCCAGGTAGCTCATCAGTCGCAGGGCTTGTatctgaataaagaaaagagtaAAGCACAAGAAGGGGGATGAGTCTGGGCCTCGGGAGGGAAGACCTAAAGCTCTGCTCTTCCCTCTAGGTGCTGGTCAAGAGGGCAGGGCCTCAGTCATGATCCGCAAGCACCTGTGCCATGTTACAGTCTGACTGCAGGATTTCCATCAGGGCAGGCATCACCCGCCGCAGCTGGGGATGCACATAGTCAGGCAGCGGAAGGTTGTTGAGGAGTCTGAGGCCAGAAATGTGAAGCTCCGAGTCCCAGATGGTAGAGACCAGTTCTAGCACTTTGATGGAGTGTTCCTGAAATGGGAGAGAAGAAATGGATCTGCTTATACCTGGTGCCTCCCACCGCCACCCCAGCTCGACCCCTGCGCCACACCAAATAGTCGATTCTCTCTCCCACTTCACCCCCAAACTTCAGTTGACTTAGTTGAACACTCTCGCCCCCTTGGAACTCTCTCTTCATCTGGTTTTATTTCACTCTTCGTTCCTAGTTCTTCTGCTCCATCTCCTCTCTTCTAGCTCTGTCCCGCGCTCAGTGAAATCATCCAGGCTCAGTATTCAGTGCAGCCGGTGACTTCCAAGGTCAAGGTCGCACCTCCAGCTCAGACCTTTCACCTGAGATCCAGACACACACCCAGCTgccaatttcccttttctccctggATGACTAGCAGACTTCTCTGAGTCAACACCTGGCTGCGTTTTCCAGCAGATCAACCCttgactcctttctctctctctctcaccccttTTCCAATCCTTCAGAAAATCCTGGGGAATCTACCTTCAGAATCTGTCAAAAACCAAACCACTTACCACCCCCACTTCTACCACCTCCCCCAAGCCACCATCCTCTGTCACCTGGATTTCTGCAATAGCTTCTCCTCTCCCTACTTCCATCCCTACACCCCTGCATCTGTTTTCAGAGCAGCAGGCATGTTACACACGTCTCTTCTCTCCTCAAGAGTCCCCATTTCACTGGGCACtctggtgcatgcctataatcccagtggctcgggaggctgaggcaggaggatccctcagcaacttagtgaggccctaagcaactcagtgagaccctgtctctaaataaaatgtaaaaaagggctgggggtgtggctcagtggctaagcactcctagatttaatccctggtaccaaaaaaaaaaaaaaaaaagagcccccATTCATTCAGGGCAAAAGCTAAAGCCCTCACAGAGACATGCAGTCCCATGCGATCTGCTCTTCTCTCCCCGTTATTTCTTTGACTTCACCTTCCGTTTTCTCCTTTGCTCCCGCAGTTCCCACCATAATGACCTCTTGGCTATTCCTCGGATGTGCCAGGCACACACCATTCTGAGGGTATTTGCAGACACTCTTCCCTCTGCTTAGAAAGCTTCCCCCGCAGCCACTCAGAACTCATGCTCCTCCCTCCTTCAAGACTCTGcttaaatgtcaccttctcaAGGAGATGAACTGACCACCCCCATCCCGCCTTCCCTCACCCTCCgtcttcatttttctccatcaCATAATCATATGTAATACACTTCTTATTCTTAAATAATTCCaagttatttataattaaaaactatttcaaaataatgagaGGACTCCTGTGCTCCTCATCAGGTCTCTCAACGGATCCATCTCACACAATGCTAGTGCCCCATAGAACTAGGAAATTGGTATTGGTCTAATGTGCCTGCTTAGCTCTGTGTCATTTTATCACATGAACACATCCGTGTGATAGCCACCTGTGGCCCACAGATTATCCCATCAGAACCATCCTGTCACCACAATGCTGGCCTCATGGGGCCCACTGTCACCCACTTTCCCAATCCAAACCCCTGGCAAACACTAATCTGTTTTCCATCTCTACAACTATTTTGAGATTGTATAAATGGAATCTTACTGTATGTGACCTTTTGAAATGGACCCTTTTTCAATCAGTAT from Ictidomys tridecemlineatus isolate mIctTri1 chromosome 8, mIctTri1.hap1, whole genome shotgun sequence carries:
- the Armc12 gene encoding armadillo repeat-containing protein 12 isoform X1 — translated: MGKSIPEYLGQLDIRKSIVGLATGATAIYLLYKAIRAGLKCQPPLCSNSPICIARECPVPGERAPPQEAPASEASPVERPKGLAIERERHGRDSGELRRLLNSLECKHDEYTRSMILHSITRCVYLLEAEASACTNDDIKLVADMLEDTDTSVKIQALNALKAFSGIRKFRLKIQEHSIKVLELVSTIWDSELHISGLRLLNNLPLPDYVHPQLRRVMPALMEILQSDCNMAQIQALRLMSYLAQKNDLLYDILNCQVHSDFLNLFQSTQPGNLLFEVLVFAERLSEGRNASHYRAVKWHYNEQSLHEALFGDESRLADRLLSLVIHPEEEVQIQACKVIVSLQCPQDVAARPSSFHPSHSFSKSGE
- the Armc12 gene encoding armadillo repeat-containing protein 12 isoform X2, with translation MGKSIPEYLGQLDIRKSIVGLATGATAIYLLYKAIRAGLKCQPPLCSNSPICIARLAIERERHGRDSGELRRLLNSLECKHDEYTRSMILHSITRCVYLLEAEASACTNDDIKLVADMLEDTDTSVKIQALNALKAFSGIRKFRLKIQEHSIKVLELVSTIWDSELHISGLRLLNNLPLPDYVHPQLRRVMPALMEILQSDCNMAQIQALRLMSYLAQKNDLLYDILNCQVHSDFLNLFQSTQPGNLLFEVLVFAERLSEGRNASHYRAVKWHYNEQSLHEALFGDESRLADRLLSLVIHPEEEVQIQACKVIVSLQCPQDVAARPSSFHPSHSFSKSGE